A genome region from Hydrogenoanaerobacterium saccharovorans includes the following:
- a CDS encoding CdaR family protein: MKKIKGKVNDFFFNNGLLKLVSLFLAFIAYVVVGISINPVKRWTVSDIPINIDVKNASIEKQGLNLLSANIAVADVKVSGETYIVANLDERDIAVNASLSTVSGAGSYDLKLEAVNKSGKNFQIDEVSPGVVKAKFDKLLNRKFPVTAQIENFTMPEGYMSPDEKPLVTPGEITITGPEVELDKIAKCVVKKDLENNPLNKTTVLKLPIELQDKDGKPIESDELKLEYDSADVKITIFKNKQIPLSIGFTNVPPNFPIEDLKYTISNEKIWVAGPTDQVDNLTGVNVGYVDLKTLTPENNTYNFDVVIPSDFTNVQHIESVAVEFNTAGMAEKNFYVNNLKVINAPAGYNVTLLTKQLNNVKIVGSKKIVDKLTAKDIVVEIDLSDRKITSGQIEMPVSVIVPGKGLAWSTGSYTVVVNIKEK, translated from the coding sequence ATGAAAAAAATAAAAGGAAAGGTAAATGACTTTTTTTTCAATAATGGTCTTCTTAAGCTTGTTTCTCTGTTTTTGGCTTTTATTGCTTATGTTGTTGTTGGAATCTCTATTAACCCTGTTAAGAGATGGACAGTATCGGATATACCGATTAACATTGACGTAAAAAATGCCTCCATTGAAAAGCAGGGGCTGAATCTGCTCAGTGCAAACATAGCGGTAGCCGATGTAAAGGTATCGGGCGAAACATATATTGTTGCAAACCTTGATGAAAGGGATATTGCCGTTAATGCTTCACTCAGCACCGTATCAGGTGCAGGCTCTTACGATTTAAAGTTAGAGGCGGTAAACAAATCGGGCAAAAATTTTCAAATTGATGAGGTTTCACCCGGAGTAGTCAAAGCAAAATTTGATAAACTGCTTAACCGCAAATTCCCTGTAACGGCGCAAATTGAAAACTTTACAATGCCCGAGGGCTATATGTCACCGGACGAAAAACCTCTCGTAACTCCAGGTGAAATCACTATTACCGGGCCTGAGGTAGAGCTTGATAAAATTGCAAAATGTGTTGTTAAAAAAGATTTAGAGAATAATCCGCTTAATAAAACAACCGTGCTAAAATTGCCGATTGAATTACAGGATAAAGACGGAAAACCCATTGAGTCGGATGAACTCAAGTTGGAATACGACAGCGCCGATGTAAAAATCACTATCTTTAAAAACAAACAAATACCGCTTAGCATTGGGTTTACCAATGTGCCCCCCAATTTCCCAATCGAAGATTTAAAGTATACCATCTCCAATGAAAAAATTTGGGTAGCAGGGCCCACCGATCAGGTTGATAACCTGACAGGTGTAAATGTAGGCTATGTGGATTTGAAAACGCTGACGCCTGAAAACAATACGTACAACTTTGATGTTGTGATTCCATCCGACTTTACTAATGTGCAGCACATCGAAAGCGTAGCAGTAGAATTTAATACTGCGGGTATGGCAGAAAAAAACTTTTATGTAAACAATCTAAAAGTAATCAACGCGCCCGCCGGATACAATGTGACATTGCTGACAAAGCAACTTAACAATGTTAAAATTGTAGGATCTAAAAAAATAGTAGATAAACTTACAGCAAAAGATATTGTGGTTGAGATTGATTTGTCAGACCGTAAAATTACTTCTGGACAGATTGAGATGCCGGTAAGTGTAATTGTACCGGGTAAGGGGCTGGCATGGTCAACGGGCAGTTACACCGTTGTTGTAAATATTAAAGAAAAATAA
- the cdaA gene encoding diadenylate cyclase CdaA: MEILDKFWVQFASSVKAIGFTDVIDMLFVAYLIYKLAHLMKETRAAQLVKGLVVYIAAFLIAMVAEMKTVQFIMKYLLDNALIVLVVIFQPELRRALEQVGRSKLPIGLFSSHAISEEAVKQQWQTAISSICEAASSLSRTQTGALMVIEQQTKLGDIIKTGTIIDSDPSMELIGNVFFPNSPLHDGAMIIRAGRLYAAGCFLPLSTNYEISKQLGTRHRAALGMSENSDAIIIVVSEETGFISIARNGTLEINLSIDRLRKTLEESILKEDKDEKGEKKPGFWKVMNR; the protein is encoded by the coding sequence ATGGAGATATTGGACAAATTTTGGGTACAATTTGCCAGTAGCGTTAAAGCGATTGGTTTTACCGACGTGATTGACATGCTGTTTGTGGCATATCTTATATATAAACTCGCACACTTGATGAAGGAGACCCGTGCTGCTCAGCTTGTGAAAGGGCTGGTTGTTTACATTGCGGCATTTTTAATTGCGATGGTTGCCGAAATGAAAACAGTACAGTTTATCATGAAATACTTGCTTGACAACGCTCTGATTGTATTGGTTGTTATTTTTCAGCCTGAACTTCGCCGCGCATTGGAGCAGGTGGGAAGAAGCAAGCTGCCAATTGGGCTGTTTTCATCACACGCAATCAGCGAAGAAGCAGTAAAACAACAGTGGCAAACAGCGATTTCTTCTATTTGCGAGGCTGCATCTTCTCTTTCCAGAACACAAACAGGTGCATTAATGGTAATTGAACAGCAAACAAAGCTGGGCGATATCATTAAAACAGGTACCATCATTGATTCTGACCCGAGTATGGAGCTTATTGGAAATGTTTTCTTTCCCAATTCTCCGCTGCATGATGGTGCTATGATTATTCGTGCGGGCAGGCTTTATGCGGCAGGGTGCTTTTTGCCGCTTTCTACCAATTACGAAATCAGCAAACAGCTTGGTACCCGTCATCGTGCTGCACTGGGTATGAGCGAAAACTCCGATGCAATTATCATCGTGGTTTCTGAAGAAACAGGTTTTATATCAATAGCGCGAAATGGTACTCTCGAAATCAATCTTTCCATAGATCGGCTTCGCAAAACCCTTGAGGAATCTATATTAAAAGAGGACAAGGATGAAAAGGGTGAAAAAAAACCAGGTTTTTGGAAGGTGATGAATAGATGA
- a CDS encoding aminotransferase class V-fold PLP-dependent enzyme yields MIYFDNAATTYPKPPQLLRAFTEYLNFYGANPGRSGHTMSLETAKQVYKTREAVRELFGVKNTEDVIFTLNCTHSINLVLKGLLHWGDHVIISDLEHNSVLRPIHKLWMQHGIQYSVATVVEGDDNATVENFRKCILPNTKLIACTHGSNVFGIKLPIARLAKLAHQNGAFILADCAQTAGVEDIDMSSMEIDFIAAPGHKGLYGPTGTGILLIGNENITLDTLTEGGTGSNSLVYEQPDFLPDQLESGTVNTAGIIALEAGIADIKRKGIANIRSHELQLTQMLYDAMSAMPQIKLYTRRPTESYHLPVLSFTLGNEHSEETAKRLSEYGVATRGGFHCAPLAHQKMGTLQTGTVRISLGMYNGTEDVREFLTILKLLQNSND; encoded by the coding sequence ATGATTTATTTTGATAATGCTGCCACTACCTACCCGAAACCTCCGCAGCTGCTGCGTGCTTTTACCGAGTATTTGAACTTTTACGGTGCAAATCCCGGTCGAAGCGGGCATACAATGTCGCTTGAAACTGCAAAACAAGTGTATAAAACGCGTGAGGCAGTACGTGAACTGTTTGGGGTGAAAAATACCGAGGATGTTATCTTCACTTTAAATTGCACGCATTCCATCAATCTGGTGCTCAAAGGTTTGCTGCATTGGGGCGATCATGTCATTATTTCCGATCTTGAGCATAATTCTGTATTGCGGCCAATCCACAAACTTTGGATGCAGCATGGTATACAGTACAGTGTTGCAACAGTGGTTGAAGGCGATGACAATGCCACGGTAGAAAATTTTCGCAAATGTATCCTCCCCAATACCAAACTCATTGCTTGTACCCATGGTTCCAATGTGTTTGGTATCAAACTGCCAATTGCAAGGTTGGCAAAACTGGCACATCAAAACGGAGCTTTCATATTGGCAGATTGTGCGCAAACCGCTGGTGTTGAGGATATTGATATGTCCTCCATGGAAATTGATTTTATTGCTGCTCCGGGGCACAAAGGGCTGTATGGCCCAACTGGTACCGGTATATTACTGATTGGCAATGAGAATATTACCCTTGACACCCTTACTGAGGGCGGAACAGGAAGCAACTCACTGGTATATGAACAGCCCGATTTTCTTCCCGACCAACTGGAGAGCGGAACTGTCAATACTGCAGGTATCATTGCGCTAGAAGCAGGAATAGCCGATATTAAACGAAAAGGGATTGCGAATATCCGCTCACATGAACTGCAGCTTACGCAAATGCTCTACGATGCTATGTCGGCTATGCCGCAAATAAAGCTGTATACACGCCGGCCTACAGAGAGTTACCATTTACCGGTTCTGTCGTTCACTTTGGGCAACGAGCATTCAGAAGAAACTGCAAAACGGCTAAGCGAGTATGGCGTAGCCACTCGCGGAGGTTTTCATTGCGCACCGCTGGCACATCAAAAAATGGGTACACTTCAAACAGGAACTGTGCGTATAAGCCTAGGCATGTATAATGGTACAGAAGATGTAAGAGAATTTTTAACAATTCTAAAATTATTACAAAATAGCAATGATTAG
- a CDS encoding DUF3343 domain-containing protein: protein MGKSIIVVKSITYAMRGQQLLNNYGISAYIERNLGAASKYGCGYSIRVKTNEAARAAEILKSYGIRVVDILPIGGGGA, encoded by the coding sequence ATGGGAAAAAGCATTATTGTTGTAAAGTCCATCACCTATGCAATGCGGGGGCAACAGCTCTTGAACAACTATGGAATCAGCGCATATATTGAACGCAACCTTGGTGCTGCAAGTAAGTATGGCTGCGGCTATAGTATCCGGGTAAAAACGAACGAGGCTGCCCGTGCTGCTGAAATTTTAAAAAGCTACGGCATTCGCGTTGTGGATATTCTTCCTATAGGGGGTGGCGGGGCATGA
- a CDS encoding MFS transporter, translating into MKFHLIKSTNWKIPFFLIWSGQAISLLTSAIIQYAIIWYLTDVTKSAMVLSVATLLGFLPQGLLGPFIGAFIDRHNRKHIMIVSDSCIAIASLIIVIVGWFGEIPLWLVMGVLFIRSVGSAFHSPSLSAVTPLIVPTDELTRCAGYSQTLQSVSLLLSPPIAAVLYAAWNISDIIILDVLGAAVGVITLAVVYIPILATAQDSAKSTNIWHDTKEGLAVLRSHKGLMPLTLVTGLYFLGFMPINALFPLVSMDYFRGTPVSASIVEVAFSAGMLIGSIILGFWGGFKNKIHTIILSIIMMGASLVLSGFLPASGFILFVLLSGVMGLAAPFYSGIAIALFQQRVEPEYLGRVMSISTSIMVLATPIGLAFAGLFSETLGVMKCFLICGIIILISGALCWLLPSIRDCDK; encoded by the coding sequence ATGAAATTTCATCTCATAAAATCAACAAACTGGAAGATCCCTTTTTTCTTAATTTGGTCGGGGCAGGCTATCTCACTTCTCACAAGTGCAATCATCCAATATGCCATCATTTGGTACCTTACCGATGTGACCAAGTCTGCAATGGTGCTTTCTGTTGCAACATTATTGGGCTTTTTGCCACAGGGGCTTCTTGGCCCCTTCATAGGTGCTTTTATTGACCGACACAACCGTAAACACATCATGATTGTATCGGACAGTTGTATTGCCATAGCCAGCCTTATTATTGTGATTGTGGGCTGGTTTGGAGAAATACCACTTTGGCTGGTGATGGGGGTTTTATTTATCCGTTCTGTCGGCTCGGCTTTTCATTCGCCATCGCTTTCGGCTGTTACGCCGCTTATCGTGCCTACGGACGAACTTACACGCTGCGCGGGCTATTCACAAACCCTGCAATCGGTTTCGCTGCTGCTTTCTCCGCCCATTGCGGCTGTACTGTACGCGGCTTGGAATATCTCCGACATCATAATTCTTGATGTGCTCGGTGCAGCAGTCGGTGTAATCACCCTTGCAGTGGTCTACATCCCCATACTTGCCACTGCCCAAGACTCTGCGAAAAGCACCAATATATGGCACGACACAAAAGAAGGCCTTGCTGTGCTGCGCAGCCACAAAGGGCTGATGCCGCTGACACTGGTAACCGGACTGTACTTTTTGGGTTTTATGCCAATCAACGCATTGTTTCCGTTGGTATCAATGGATTATTTTAGAGGTACACCGGTATCTGCAAGCATTGTAGAGGTTGCTTTTTCAGCAGGGATGCTGATTGGCTCAATTATATTGGGTTTTTGGGGCGGTTTTAAAAACAAAATACACACTATCATATTATCAATCATCATGATGGGTGCAAGCCTTGTTTTATCCGGTTTTTTGCCTGCAAGCGGTTTTATTCTGTTTGTGTTGCTTTCGGGGGTGATGGGGCTTGCCGCACCATTTTACTCGGGAATTGCCATTGCACTGTTTCAGCAAAGAGTAGAGCCGGAATATTTAGGCAGAGTAATGTCTATTTCTACCAGCATTATGGTATTAGCTACCCCTATTGGGCTAGCTTTCGCTGGTTTATTTTCTGAAACACTGGGAGTTATGAAGTGTTTTTTAATATGCGGCATTATTATTTTAATTTCTGGTGCACTTTGCTGGCTTTTACCAAGTATTCGTGACTGTGACAAATAA
- a CDS encoding DegV family protein, producing the protein MMRYKLVVDSCCDVTHELREKLPVEVVPLTMKLGDDSFVDNCKLNLQDFLAKMKAYKGQVRSACPSPGDYAEAYQGADNIFVVTLSSNLSGSYNSAELGKRLMDGDSTNEVHVFDSKSASAGQLLIALKISEFIEQKLENKEIIKNIEAFINGMKTFFVLDNLDNLTKNGRMNKIVGKVASVLGIRPILGADGEGNIAFFSQARGADAAIKKLAATIGEHCSNTCEKIMVITHCNNLKQANKLKELVSAAYSFKEIFIAPTGGLSSMYANEGGIIVAF; encoded by the coding sequence ATGATGCGCTATAAACTGGTTGTAGATAGTTGCTGTGACGTAACCCACGAACTCAGAGAAAAACTGCCTGTTGAAGTAGTACCTTTAACGATGAAACTTGGTGACGATTCTTTTGTAGATAACTGCAAACTGAATTTACAAGACTTTCTTGCTAAAATGAAAGCATATAAAGGTCAGGTACGTTCGGCTTGCCCGTCACCTGGTGACTATGCCGAAGCATATCAGGGTGCGGACAATATCTTTGTGGTTACACTTTCATCCAATCTTTCTGGTTCATACAACAGTGCAGAGTTGGGTAAACGCCTTATGGATGGGGATAGTACGAATGAGGTACATGTTTTTGATTCAAAAAGTGCATCTGCAGGTCAGCTACTGATAGCATTGAAAATCAGTGAATTTATTGAGCAAAAACTTGAAAACAAAGAAATAATTAAAAATATCGAAGCTTTTATCAACGGCATGAAAACTTTTTTTGTTCTTGATAATCTTGACAATTTAACTAAAAATGGGCGAATGAATAAAATTGTCGGAAAAGTCGCGTCTGTTCTGGGTATTCGTCCGATATTAGGCGCAGATGGTGAAGGTAACATTGCATTTTTTTCCCAAGCGCGAGGGGCGGATGCTGCCATAAAAAAACTTGCTGCAACCATCGGCGAGCATTGTTCGAATACTTGTGAAAAAATTATGGTAATTACACACTGCAATAACTTGAAACAAGCCAATAAGTTAAAAGAGCTTGTTTCGGCAGCATACTCTTTTAAAGAAATTTTTATTGCCCCCACAGGTGGATTGAGCAGTATGTATGCCAATGAAGGCGGAATTATTGTGGCGTTTTAA
- the ispF gene encoding 2-C-methyl-D-erythritol 2,4-cyclodiphosphate synthase, producing MRIGHGYDVHKLVPNRKLILGGVEIPHTLGLLGHSDADVLTHAVMDALLGAAALGDIGKHFPDTDEAFKGANSIILLRAVMDKLKKLGYAIVNIDCTVIAQRPKLKDYIMQMRHNLSAACSIPLEDINIKATTEENLGFTGREEGISAHAVCLLERLS from the coding sequence ATGAGAATAGGGCACGGATACGACGTACATAAGCTTGTACCGAACAGAAAGCTGATTCTAGGCGGAGTGGAGATACCCCATACGCTTGGTTTGCTCGGGCATTCGGATGCCGATGTTCTTACTCATGCGGTAATGGATGCTCTTTTGGGAGCGGCAGCATTGGGCGATATCGGCAAACATTTCCCCGATACAGATGAGGCTTTTAAAGGTGCAAACAGCATCATACTTCTTCGTGCGGTAATGGATAAGCTTAAAAAACTGGGCTATGCTATCGTTAACATTGATTGTACTGTCATTGCACAGCGCCCTAAGCTGAAAGATTATATTATGCAAATGCGTCATAATCTCTCTGCGGCATGCAGTATCCCTCTTGAAGATATCAACATCAAAGCAACTACCGAAGAGAATTTGGGCTTTACAGGCAGAGAAGAGGGGATATCGGCACATGCCGTATGTTTGCTTGAACGCTTATCGTAG
- the ispD gene encoding 2-C-methyl-D-erythritol 4-phosphate cytidylyltransferase has translation MLGKKKNRPFVSVVVVAAGNASRMDGIDKQLVEIDGMPVVIRSILAFEHSNKVDEIIVVTKKESIPELNRQVREFFANKVKFIVAGGRTRQESVFCGVNCIDDRCKYIAIHDGARPLVLTGAIDACIEDAMVYGAALLGVKVKDTIKAIDKERFVEKTIDRENLFIAQTPQIFEISLYKQAMQQADENGTDFTDDCQLVESIGHKVYVSHGHYNNIKITTPDDISYAQALLEQMEDGI, from the coding sequence ATGTTAGGAAAGAAAAAAAATCGACCGTTTGTTTCGGTGGTAGTAGTTGCCGCAGGTAATGCAAGCCGTATGGACGGTATTGATAAACAATTGGTTGAAATAGATGGTATGCCTGTTGTCATTCGCAGTATATTGGCATTCGAACATTCTAATAAAGTGGATGAGATTATTGTTGTTACCAAAAAAGAAAGCATTCCCGAGCTGAACCGTCAGGTGCGCGAGTTCTTTGCAAATAAGGTAAAGTTTATTGTAGCGGGCGGCAGAACACGCCAAGAATCTGTTTTTTGCGGGGTGAATTGCATCGATGACCGCTGCAAATACATCGCTATCCATGATGGGGCGCGGCCTTTGGTGCTGACAGGTGCAATCGATGCCTGCATTGAAGATGCAATGGTGTATGGTGCCGCGTTGTTGGGCGTAAAAGTAAAAGACACGATTAAAGCGATAGATAAAGAGCGGTTTGTTGAAAAAACCATCGACCGCGAGAATTTGTTTATTGCGCAGACTCCGCAAATTTTTGAAATTTCGCTGTATAAACAGGCAATGCAGCAAGCCGATGAAAACGGCACCGATTTTACCGACGACTGCCAGCTGGTGGAGTCTATCGGGCATAAGGTATATGTTTCGCACGGGCACTACAACAATATTAAAATAACAACACCCGATGACATTTCTTATGCGCAGGCTTTGTTGGAGCAGATGGAGGATGGTATATGA